DNA from Bacteroidota bacterium:
TTTTGAATTTTCCATTCCAGCCTTTATTTTGGTCATTTGATTCAAATATTTTTTCGCCCCAACGGTTGTAAATTTGTAATTCAAAACTAAGTATTTCAGGAGCTACTACTGTAAATATTTCATTTACGCCATCATCATTTGGGGAAAAAGCATTGGGTATAAATATTTTATAGTTACATAAAGATTTTACTAAAATTGTATCAATACCTTGACAATCAAATTCATTTTTTACAACTACACTATAAATCCCTTCATCAATAATTTCAATTATTCTTTCGGTTTCATTTCCCGGATACCAATGATAAGAAAACCAAGAACCTGCATCTAAAAATAATGATGATTTATCTAAGCACAAAATTGTGTCTTTGCCAAGAAAAGGTAAGGGATTTGAAATTTCTTTTATTTGAGTTGTATCGATAATACTACAAATATTTTTAGTTATTGTAACAAAATATTTTCCCTCATTATTAACCTTTATTGTTTTTGCTGTACTTTGTGTATTCCACAAATATGTAGCACCCGGATTTCCTGCATCAAGTAAAATGCTTTTCCCTGCACAAAAAAAACTATCTTTTGGTAAGTTTTTTTGTGGTTGTTCATAAGCAATAAAATTTAAATGAACAATACTATCACAAGCAAGAAAGTTGGTGTAGTTATATGTAATATCTTTTGTCTCTTTCAGATATTTACCACCAAAATAAAAACTATCGGGTTTGCAAACGTATACTGTATCGAAAAAATTATCATTCAATATTTTTACTATTATTTCATTAGTTGTATCTGCTTCAAAACAGTTAGATACGATGCAACGGTACACACCCGTATCTTTTAAAGAAATTTTTGCCTTATTATAAATTTGACTCTCAGCACCATTAATATCTTTTCCGTTTTTTTGCCATTGGTAAGAGAAATCTCCAGAACATGAAATATATAGTGAAAGATATTTGTTAATACAAACCAAAGTATCTTTGCTTTGTTTTGAAATATCAGGTTTTCTGTCCCTGAACTTTATATATACAATAGAATCATTTGAGCAGGATGCAAGGTAAATACCATTATCATTGTCAATAACCATGTTTTTTGCACCATACCAATTAAGCCATGATGGAAGTTTATTGCTCCATAAAATATTTCCAAGACTATCAATTTTATAAAGTGTATATTTTGAAACCAATGAATCTTTATTTTTTTTAACATTTTGGAAAATAAAATATAGTTTATTACATGCATCAGGATAAGGAAATGAAGCTCGTCCACAGAAATCAAAAGGGATTTTTAATTTATTGGATAAAATAATGTTTCCTGATGTGTCAAATTTGTAAAGAGTGAAATTATTAAAGTAAGGTCCTTTTAAATTTGAATCCGTATTAGCATTATCAATTAAAAAGAAATGATTTTTATTTTGTAAAAATGGACTTTTATCTCGCCTGATATCTGTATAATGTAGTTTGATTGGCAATTGTTTTTCCCAAATCAAATCTCCGCTAAATGTCATTTTACGCATTGTTGTAGGTAAAGTACAGTGATTAGAGGCACTTAAATTCACAGTTGTATCCATACCCCATATTTCTATAAAGCTTAGTGTATCATCATAGTATGCAAGTCTATTAACACAATTTTTCCATTCTTCTTCAATAAACCAAAGTTTGAAATTTGTAGTATCACCCCAAAAATACATAAAACCTCGTTTCCCAAGTAAATTACTGTCTTTTCTGGAATATTTAGTAAGGTAGGCTTTACTATCTCCCAATTTCCAAGTAGTATTTGTTAAATATTTGTACATTATCATTGTGAATGGCAAGTATCTAGAGCTATATACCTCATTAAAAATAAAGAATTTATTATACTTAAATAAGGC
Protein-coding regions in this window:
- a CDS encoding gliding motility-associated C-terminal domain-containing protein, whose protein sequence is MNIDEFIKVRWGDEIDTLNILLEDILVDESNNPVALTTIPGLLHGHNPPSYSYNKYKLPFIFKFNINNNTHYRVFSAPTFDIKNIFFLNASYNHYCHASSDLISLNASTGDATYNSGFMEVNTDSLINEPYFVYNYHNMIGSLNLFQDTRNALFKYNKFFIFNEVYSSRYLPFTMIMYKYLTNTTWKLGDSKAYLTKYSRKDSNLLGKRGFMYFWGDTTNFKLWFIEEEWKNCVNRLAYYDDTLSFIEIWGMDTTVNLSASNHCTLPTTMRKMTFSGDLIWEKQLPIKLHYTDIRRDKSPFLQNKNHFFLIDNANTDSNLKGPYFNNFTLYKFDTSGNIILSNKLKIPFDFCGRASFPYPDACNKLYFIFQNVKKNKDSLVSKYTLYKIDSLGNILWSNKLPSWLNWYGAKNMVIDNDNGIYLASCSNDSIVYIKFRDRKPDISKQSKDTLVCINKYLSLYISCSGDFSYQWQKNGKDINGAESQIYNKAKISLKDTGVYRCIVSNCFEADTTNEIIVKILNDNFFDTVYVCKPDSFYFGGKYLKETKDITYNYTNFLACDSIVHLNFIAYEQPQKNLPKDSFFCAGKSILLDAGNPGATYLWNTQSTAKTIKVNNEGKYFVTITKNICSIIDTTQIKEISNPLPFLGKDTILCLDKSSLFLDAGSWFSYHWYPGNETERIIEIIDEGIYSVVVKNEFDCQGIDTILVKSLCNYKIFIPNAFSPNDDGVNEIFTVVAPEILSFELQIYNRWGEKIFESNDQNKGWNGKFK